The following coding sequences are from one Capsicum annuum cultivar UCD-10X-F1 chromosome 3, UCD10Xv1.1, whole genome shotgun sequence window:
- the LOC124896744 gene encoding uncharacterized protein LOC124896744 has protein sequence MVYGEGTPKVVKGDEMQCDPLSLMKMPPPFRQRLKKKEENIIFKKFLTKLSNLPINIPLLEAIQQIPGYAKIMKTLMSKKCVVDGEIVEVTHGSSAIMTSAMVEKKKDPGAFTIPYTIRTHKFDKGLCELGASINLMPYAIYQNLGLGIPTPITMGFLIADCLIKKLVGVLNDVLVMVDHFILSTNFVVLDCGIDQEISFILGMPFFETRRVIVYME, from the coding sequence ATGGTTTATGGGGAGGGAACTCCTAAGGTAGTTAAGGGCGATGAAATGCAATGTGACCCATTGTCACTAATGAAAATGCCTCCTCCTTTCCGTCAAAGactaaagaaaaaagaggaaaatatcaTATTCAAGAAGTTCCTCACCAAGCTTAGCAATCTTCCAATCAATATCCCATTGCTAGAAGCCATTCAACAAATTCCGGGATATGCTAAGATAATGAAAACATTGATGTCTAAAAAGTGTGTTGTGGATGGTGAAATCGTTGAAGTTACCCATGGTAGTAGTGCTATCATGACTAGTGCTATggtggaaaagaaaaaagaccCAGGAGCTTTCACAATCCCTTACACCATTAGGACACACAAATTTGATAAAGGCTTGTGTGAACTTGGTGcaagcatcaatctcatgccATATGCAATTTACCAAAATCTTGGTTTAGGCATCCCTACTCCTATAACAATGGGATTCTTGATAGCAGATTGCCTAATCAAGAAACTAGTTGGAGTTTTGAATGATGTCTTGGTCATGGTGGATCATTTCATTTTGTCAACAAACTTTGTGGTCCTAGATTGTGGAATTGACCAAGAAATATCCTTCATCCTTGGGATGCCCTTTTTTGAAACCAGGAGAGTAATTGTTTATATGGAATAA